A stretch of the Ictidomys tridecemlineatus isolate mIctTri1 chromosome 5, mIctTri1.hap1, whole genome shotgun sequence genome encodes the following:
- the Sox12 gene encoding transcription factor SOX-12: MVQQRGARAKRDGGPPTPGPGPVEEGAREPGWCKTPSGHIKRPMNAFMVWSQHERRKIMDQWPDMHNAEISKRLGRRWQLLQDSEKIPFVREAERLRLKHMADYPDYKYRPRKKSKGAPAKARPRPPGGGGGGGGGGSRLKPGPQLPGRGGRRAAGGPLGSGAAAPEDDDEDDDEELLEVRLVETPGRELWRMVPAGRAARGQAERAQGPSGEGTAATTTSPTPSEDEEPEEEEEEAAAVEEGEDETVASGEEPLGFLSRLPPGPAGLDCSALDRDPDLPPASGTSHFEFPDYCTPEVTEMIAGDWRPSSIADLVFTY, encoded by the coding sequence ATGGTGCAGCAGCGGGGCGCGCGGGCCAAGCGGGACGGCGGGCCGCCGACCCCGGGGCCCGGGCCGGTCGAGGAGGGGGCGCGCGAGCCTGGCTGGTGCAAGACCCCGAGCGGCCACATCAAGAGGCCGATGAACGCATTCATGGTGTGGTCGCAGCACGAGCGGCGGAAGATCATGGACCAGTGGCCCGACATGCACAACGCCGAGATCTCCAAGCGCCTGGGCCGCCGCTGGCAGCTGCTGCAGGACTCGGAGAAGATCCCGTTCGTGCGGGAGGCGGAGCGGCTGCGCCTCAAGCACATGGCGGATTACCCGGACTACAAGTACCGGCCGCGCAAAAAGAGCAAGGGGGCGCCCGCCAAGGCGCGGCCCCGCCcccccggcggcggcggcggcggtggtgGCGGCGGCAGCCGGCTCAAGCCCGGGCCGCAGCTGCCGGGCCGCGGGGGCCGCCGAGCGGCGGGAGGGCCTTTGGGGAGCGGCGCGGCGGCGCCAGAGGACGACGACGAGGACGACGACGAGGAGCTGCTGGAAGTGCGCCTGGTCGAGACCCCTGGGCGGGAGCTGTGGAGGATGGTCCCGGCGGGGCGGGCCGCCCGAGGACAAGCTGAACGCGCCCAAGGGCCGTCGGGCGAGGGGACGGCCGCCACCACCACCTCCCCTACACCGTCGGAGGACGAGGagccagaggaagaggaggaggaggcggcagCGGTGGAGGAAGGCGAAGATGAGACGGTGGCGTCGGGGGAGGAGCCGCTGGGCTTTCTGTCCAGGTTGCCCCCGGGCCCCGCCGGCCTGGACTGCAGCGCCCTGGACCGCGACCCGGACCTGCCGCCCGCCTCGGGCACGTCACACTTCGAATTCCCGGACTATTGCACCCCCGAGGTTACCGAGATGATCGCAGGGGACTGGCGCCCGTCTAGCATCGCCGACCTGGTTTTCACCTACTGA